The following DNA comes from Ricinus communis isolate WT05 ecotype wild-type chromosome 10, ASM1957865v1, whole genome shotgun sequence.
gaactatcaaatattttatttttagtcatttatctttttaatcattttaatctAATAGTAATTTGAGCATTTCtttacttataataataagattttattttattaccaAACATCGTtttttacaataataaaagtaaaatctaATAGTGTTGTAAAATAGGCTCTAGTCCATATACTTCCTActctgtttttttctttaagtgATAAAGATttcattgataaaaattaataagtatatcttaatataaaaataaaaataaatattaaatatcaaaaaatccgtataaaaatatttatttataacaatCATCAATTATGTTGATCGAATAATATATTGTAATtctttaaaaagtattttttactcgataatattaaattgtatgGACTTCATAAGTATTTATTAAACACCCAATTGtttgaatattatatttaatctcttttttttttcatcatGCTCACGGAGAGAAAAATCAACATCTATACTATCACTCccatataaaataagaattcaaCATTTCATCACGTAGAAATTATATAActcctaaaaaatatattaatatttatttaaagcgATTGGCAGTGGACCAAAAAGactttaacaaataaaaaaaaaaatgagatagAAAGAAGGGAGCTTTGCAACAAAAAAACATTTACACTTCTGATGccttcatataaatttttaagaggCATATTTGAGGCTTAATTTAAGGATTAAAAGCGTTTAATTTGGGGAGTAAAGATCTTTACGATTCTAGTTTCCTAATATGCACAAGGCCAGATAATTACTTATATAATCTATCATATAGTTTTTGACTCATTGACCCTCCGAAAGAGAGCCATTTGGGCACATAGCATAAGCAAGTTGAAGCATTAACTAAAACTGGACATGTACATGAGATATTTTCCAAATCAACCCACAATATAAAGCAATCTGCTCTTTATGTCTCCATTCTGGAATGAGTAGCCACGTCCTTTACGACTCCATCCAAATGTAACGTGAATCACAAACCCTAAAACTATGTCTGGTTTTTGTGCTTGAAGAACAACACCAAACCAAACCCCTTGACCTAAGTATTGATgcatataaagaaagaaaatcagaaattaaGTCATGCAGATATGTTTGGATTTTCTTATTAATGCATTGTCATAAATATCCAGAAACTGCCATAAACGTTACTGCTTTTCCTCAAATCATATGAGATTTTCTTCATCATGCTGTTTGCTAAGTAAGGATGCAATACGAATTGGGTTGAGTTTTCGTGATTTAATTACCACAAAAAACAGTCAAACACATGTATTTTccaagacaaaaagaaaatacaataaatCTCAATCTGGTATAtcttcattattaatattaagtgATTAAGTAGATGaatgtttatttaaaaaaaaaaagaagaaaattgttGTATGTTCATCCATGTATGCACACGCAGTGGAGGCCGTGACCCAgttgatattaaaaatcagtcacaaatttttagataattaatatttagtttaacAGACATTAATATAAAGTATATGTGTGTTTAATTGATTATATTGACATTAATCTAAAGAATTTACTTTTGTTACTAATTCTTAACATTGAAGTTTTTGTGCATTATccttaataattcaattttattgtaAATTTGAGTATATTATTCAACCATTCTAcctgaaaatattaaattggtAAGTGAATATCTATCCAAAACTTTGTAGTCTTAATATCTTTGATAACCACGACAACTGATTGTTAAGTTCATGATTTAATGTGCATGATTTgctaatacaaaaattattttaataaaagattcatattaaaaataaaaatgcatgaTTTGGATTTTGATTACACCTATTCATCACCCATACTAATTCATTGCTGTAATCTATAGTGTGTTGTAACAAATTCATCTATGCCGCTAAATGGGTTTATGCTTGtctcaatttttttagaaaaatttaattcttttgataaattaattgattaatttattaaacaaatagGAAAAAAGTTATTATTGAGAAGCTATAATAGCAATTACCCAAGAAAAATCCTAAGAAATCTCCATTGTAAGTGAAAAAAAACCCCAAATTGGAGTACATTTAAGATAAATAAGAACATATCTAAAAGCATCCTAGTGCACATAATTCACTATATCATTAgttgtattaattaataactaacattaatttaaaatatgttttatCACAACAATTTCTTAACATTGAAATGTATGTGCATCATGAGCCCTTAAATCTTTCTATATTGTTGAATTTGCTTCCGTTAGTAGTTAAACTAGCTTTTGAGTAGACATATCTATTGTAATAAGTTCGATTTCCGAAatatctcaatttttttaaaaattattaatataaatttgtcgTGTATTGTAATAAATTTGATACCGACATTCATAATTCTCAATTTGTAGCCTATTATATTGTGTTCTTTCACGTGTAACTCAATAATTATTGAGCCAaagcttttaaatttattgagaTCATTAATTGTTAAAGTAGATATCTATCGAGTTgtctaaaaatctaaaatttgtCGCATATTGTAATAAGCCCTATGCGATAGTTTAGAAATTGTCAGATACTATAAATTCTTTCACGtgcaacaaaataattattaagattaaaaGCCTCAAATTTTTTGGgattattaatcattaaactGGAGATGTTTAAAATGTGAAATTGtaataaattcaaaacaacattttaaaatcttagaaTTTGTCGTATATTGTAATAAGTTTTTCCACGTGCAATGCCGAAATTGTTGAGTTCaaagatttcaaatttttcgagataaattaattattaaattagatatcTACTGAGTTgtctaaaaatctaaaatttgtCGCATAGTGTAATAAACACCTATTCAATACTttagaaattctaaatttttcagATACTATAATGAGTCCTTTCAGGTATAACTCAATAATAATTGAgtttaaaaatctcatatttgtCGCGattattaatcataaaaactagattttgagttatttaaaGTGTGAAATTTGTCGCATATtgtaataaatttgaaacggcattttaaaattttcaaatttgtcGTATATTGTAATGAAATTTTCCCACGTGCAACGCCGGAATTGTTGAGTTCaaagatttcaaatttttcaggataattaattattaaattagatatcTACTgaattgtctaaaaatataaaatttgtcGCATAGTGTAACAAACCTATGCAATACTttagaaattctaaatttgTCAGATACTATAATGAGTTCTTTCAGGTACAACTCAGTAATAATTGAgtttaaaaatctcatatttttcgggattattaatcattaaaactagattttgagttgtttaaAATGTGAAATTTGTCGCATActgtaataaatttaaaattttcaaatctCAAATTTGTCGTATATTCTCAGTAATGATTGAGtttaaaaatctcaaatttgtcaggattattaatcattaaaactagattttgagttgtttaaAATGTGAAATTTGTCGCATACtgtaataaatttgaaaatttcaaatttcaaatttgtCGTATATTGTACTGAGTTTTTCCACGTGCAACACCGTAATTGTTGAGTTCGAAGATGTCACATTATCCAAGATCATGAATGGTTAAACTAGGTATGTATCTATTGAGTTgtctaaaaatctaaaattcaaGTAGCCAGTAATAATTTAGATCTAACTAATTTGTCGCAtataataatgagttttttcATATACAACTCAATAgttattgaattaaaagaattcaaatttgtctaaatcattaattattaagcTATAAATTGAGTCGtctgaaaatataaaattcgtTGTACAccataataaatttgatatgatgtttcaaaaattttaaaattttcggATATTATAATAACTTCTTCCACATGCAAACTcaataattattgatttattgaATGAACACTTAATTGATTTAGattatcataatatattaattaacatcATTTACAAAGTATAGATGTgctttataattattcttttttaagattgaAATGCACATATCTATCAATCATTCAATTTTGTGGTTTCCAGCAATGCCTTTCCTGATCCAATGGTGTCCAAGTCCTAGCAGAAATGCTTCATGGATTGTTGaaatcttgttgaatgatatcTGTGGTGTAGGTAGCAGTAGCACTAGATATCTTAAATGATTGAATTTAACCAGATTGATTGTGAGTTCATATATGTTTAACAGGATTAGATTTGTCAAGCAAATTATACTTCATTGATCATAGATTAGAgcaattaattatcatttttttctaaagcATCACTAACTTATGCTACACATTTAATTTAAGtccatttttaaaataaaattttaagaaaagtaTTCTTtcataaactaaaaatcatatttcaTAACCAATTGAACATTTTGTTCCCAGGTTTAGGCTACCCCCTGACATATCCACCAAAAAGACTTAATTATCAACAGTCATGAACTTCTATtatactttgaaaaatttgacATTCTATACCATATATATTACCCAAATTTAATCCTCACATCCTTTTGTAATTTCTTGCCCAACATAAGGATTTGCAAACCCATTTTCTTAAACCCAAATTACAACTAAAAAGCAAcaataacataatatatatgcCTATCCCCAAATGAAATTAACACTCAACAAAGATAgacaatataatataattgaacTCAAAACCCTAGCTTCAAATTCAAGTCCAGATACTCCTTTCTCTTCAGAGTAAGCTCAAGCTCAAGCTCAACATCAACATCAGGATCACCCATCGTTTCTCTTTCCTTGACATCATTCACTGGTTTCCATTCACTTAATAAATTCTTAGTCAGCTTCCTCCGATGAGAATCTTCGCCGTCGCTGCCACCCCCTTCAACTGGTGATCGCCTCTCATAAGGATGATAATGATATGTTCCGCATCTGACCCTACCTTCAAGTAGGTGATGATGATCATCGGCATTTCCTCCTCTCCTAGCAGTTCTGAATCCATCTTCTTGCACATTGAGCCTTCTAGCTGGCTGCTGCACAGGATTTGGTGGAGGATGATGGCGGTGATGGCCGGAGTTAGATCTGGCTAAGGCTGAAGCCAGGACCTGGACATCTTCTCTAGGAAGAGGATGATTCAAAACAGCACCTAAAATGTTAGGTGTTGCTTGCCTCAATGATCTTTCGAAGAGATGGGCATTTTGGTGACCACCTAGGGCTTGACCACTAGGGAATACTTTGAAACAAACAGTGCAAATATAACCATTGCTAGGACCAGAAGTAGCTGTAGTTTCATTAGAGCTTGAAGGTGATGAGGCTCTATTCATGTTGGTAATCAAATGATGATTTTCAGGGAAATCTTTTAGCAAGAAAATTATGGAGAAGACatgatatatatacacacatataaaagaaaaagtagaagTGAATATATGGTAGTGACGTTGAAAACAAGGAGAATTCTCTGtcaaatccaaaaagaaagatGTGAGATTTTGCATTTTGGGGAATGCTACTGAAAGGCCATTTAGTTAATTCTCTATAACTGACaagttaatattataatttagagTGACAAAAGGGgttcttttcaaatatattaaagcTTATGGATTAGGGTTATACAATTAGGatagctttttatttttcttttttttaaaaaaaaaaaaaagaaattgattcaATAGTATCCTTACACcacatcaaatataaatttaattttcatttgaataaaaatactataaacgacataatattttcaataattgtACGGTTAAATATTCCAACTCGAGacatttaattagaaaatattatattttttcttctatatacataaattttactccgagatatttagaaattcaatttttaagatttttttcaCATTGAGATGCTTAAGTGAGATTAAAACGTTAAGCCAATCCAATAGCAAGCTTTTTAAGTAAAAATCAGAAATAACACTTCATTTTACAACCAAAACATagctaaaattaaagaaaagacaagaaaaTGCTGAGTTGTAGGATTCTGGATGGTGGggtaaaaggaaaataaaataattcactgaactttctttttgtttcaagAACAATGAGAGTACCACTGGCGTAATTAAAGTagaatttatataagaaaataacatataaacccacaattttcttctattaatcATATGGGATTatctaatatcttttaataaaatttagagcCACAGTATGAGAAATTTGtcgtttatttatttactgggcataaaaacaaacaagaaaagtCTTCCCTAAACCTAATCAGGCTGTAATTTCTTGCTGGCATATAGTGGGCCCCATATCTTGCATGAACGCAACGTTCTCATCAAAAAATCTAATTGGATTTTCATTGAAGATTAATTTTCCTTAGACCACttgctaaataaagaaaaaataaatttgggTAAGAAGAACACtgaaaaaagattttaaaaaaataaaaaagtaagtaatagttataaattttggAGGCATCACCACCAGCCTCTCCTTGCATCATCAACTAATTATGATCTGTAAATTCTGAATAGAGCTTCACATGATTTGCACACTACCTATGATCACTCACTCATTAAGCTTTAATGgtttatttcctcagatttcACTTAGATATGAGATCGGGCGTAGCCCGGTATCATCAAAGCTAACTCCTTATATCCAAATAATCTTGCTGATCACAAAAAACTCAGAAGTGCATCAAAAAATTAGAGTTAAATTCATTGGAGAAAATGACAGAATATTAGAAaaggtctttttttttttttctagccGAACTAATTTTGATTTGCAATGTTAAAGCCGAGAGTGATTGGGGTGGAGATCggaatgataatattttttatgagcAATTAATTACCACTATCACTCACGCTAAATCATAAATCTCCACTCGgtgagtttaaatttttagctaTTATAATACCATAACTAAATTTTAGTGTGACGATATAGAGCTGTCTATTTAAGTACTAATCGAATGTCTCATGCAcgtattaaatatatagaattagaTTGTCATTTTATGCATGCGTATATTACAACtggtaatattattataaaatttctttccGCAAATAATCGAGTTAGTGATTTTTTTATCGAAGTCTTTATCTATTTCTCTTTCAGTTTcattaaaacaaatttcacTTGAAAGATATCCAATAATTTACGATGAGTGTTAAGATATACATTTTATATCTCTGTAATTATCATATAGATTTgttttcatcatttttatatctatgttgtgatatatttatcttatCACTTGAATTATAGACATTTCACTGTAACATTTCCATGATATATAAactaacatattaaaaagGCATATACCAGAAAGATATACATCTTGTAACtgattgaaataataaataaagctaggcatattaaaacttttatacaaattaatggttgaatttaatttaagggtttatttttcaaaatagagaaataaaagTTAGAGTCTTAAGTTTGTCgctctttaaataattttatataagactttaaacttttaagaaactaaacatgagaaaataatttaaaataaaagttaaaatcctttatactttaataaaattttaaaattatgctTGCAGGAGTTCagtcatttaatttaaaaaaaatgttggagatctttttattagatatataaatatctagattcttaaatcaatttagaacattatttttagattaaatggttaatattgtttaaataaaatcatcctatttaaaataattttaaaggataaatttaaaatcctaagaattaaaaagcataaaactTACAGTTCTCAAAACTTAAAATTcctgaaattttaaaagaatggAGCCTAATTGAATTTGTTTTTCAGTATAAACACAGTtgggtcttttttttttctttcttttgtataattcaagatttttattaatgaagcAAGAATCAAAAAAAAACAAGTGCAAGAAGACCTTATATACAGTGGATGAAAATCAACCATAAGCCTAAATTCAAATTAGTTATGGAGATTAAGCATATAAATTGTGACAGTATGGTCCGAAGGAGCAGTTTGATGAGAGCAAGATAGATAAGAAGCACCTCTTTATAAGTTCTTAGGATAGCATTTCAATATAGAGCATATGAATGATTTAATCACACCGAAACGAGTAGAAAGTAGTTGATAAATTCATGAGGCTTGATCTCTgaaattgttttaaatttattaaaaaaaataaaaccgtGTAACTTTAAAGGCTCAGAGctgataatttttttcaataatctGAATCTGAGTACTTACATCACTTGTTACGGTTTTGGATGCTTTAGCAACGAAAGCAAATTGAAGCCATGTTCTCTGATTCTTGAAACAAGATGCTCTTTGATGGGATTTCCCAAACAAAGTTGATGAGTTGTAAGAAACATACACATAACAACCAAGAGGCAAGAAAGAGTAGTTTCAAATAAGACAAACGATACTAGTCATACATACATTTCATTAGTTCTTATATAGTACTCGATTTCTGATGAGTACTGACTACATGTATATAGTCCTAGATAGAACTACAAGAGCAGTACTTTATTAATTAGCACTATTAACTTATTATATGCATATTTAAAGCTAAATAGCAGTTCCATATTCATGCAGTtatatataatcatatgtcttttttataactaataaaGAACATATAATTTTGACTTTTAGAGCTTCAAGTTCAAGTCCAAGTCCTTTTTTATGGTGACTTTattactctttttctttcccttcatgGAACCTGCCTCTTCTTCAACCTGACCAGTAGAGCTGTCGCTATCTGGAAACTGTATCAGCTCCCATGGCATCAACTCAGTTGTTGGGTTATTCTGATTATTATCATCTCCAGTAGGAACAGCCACATATGGCAATTCGTCGCCCTCAATTTCTAGATCAATTTCGTCATGACTAGGAACCTCATGATGATCACTGTTCGCAGCCGCCATGGAAGCAGATGCAGGAGGCAATCCAATAATCCCCATCCCCACCTGGACTTGGAAATCCAAGAAAGGTTTCAATCCAGCTAAAGGGCCATTATGGTCATGCCCTAGCTTATCAAGGCTAATAGCAAAATGAGGTTTAAGGTATTGATGATCAGTAGGTGTTGGTTTTGGTGGTGGAGAAGCTCCCCAAGGCCGAGTTGATGACAAGATATTCATCTCggtcctttttattttctctaaaatggATTTTCTCTCTTCCTGCATCACTCTCCTCTCAGCATTTCTCTCACGTCGATGGGCATTCTGGTGGCCACCCAAAGACTGAGAGGAAGGGAAGCCTCTTGAGCAGCGAGTGCAAATGTAAACATCAGGCTGGTTCAACGTCAGCAGAGAGCCGATACTAGTTGCTCTGCGGATTGAACCAGTGTTTGAGCTCTCACAAGAGTTGGTTTTGCTTTGCATGTTtagaacagaaaaaagaaaagaatctaAACAAAATCAAGAGAGATGATATAGATGGGGGAGGTGGGTTCCAAAGAGTGAAAGCAGAAGAgtatttatagagaataatGAGGTAAGAATTAGAGGGTAAAATTAAGGTTTGATCTTGATGACTAAAAgacttgaaaaataaaaacatcttAGTAAAATTGTTTGTGAATTTAATgcattgaaataaaaaagaaaaaggtgatgTTGGATTTTGAGGAGTTAGGGTTAGAATACAACGTGGGGGAAGGGGAAGTGAGACTTGTACAAACTGCATGCAGTTGTTGAAGTTTGAAAGAGACGCGTGGGATCGAAGAGTTGAGTAAAGATGTGCAATGCCGAAGTAGGGTTACAAACTAAGCGTAAatgcatatataaatatatgttatagCCTTACAAATGGTTCATTTTTACCTTAAGGCTCTTAACCCTAACCCTAACCCTAACCCTAGTTGAATCTGGGTTTGAGTATTGAGTTTGGGAAGAAAAGATACAAAAACATTTATTCAACTTGATGGAGAGTAAAGCAATTTTGTCTGTGGCGtgcttctctttttctttagacctttttgttttcttcataATAAATCTGCTCTTTTTGGGACCAAAATTTGTTCGTATGTGTATTTATGCACGTGGGTGAATTAGCAGCATGAAGAATATAGTCACTGATTATAAAGTTTATTAGCATAcagatataaaatattatgcatCTTCATTTAAATCAAACctcttaattataatatatttcgATGTTCAGTAAACTCAGCCCTTTCATTATATAAAGTATGAAtgttctaaaatattaatattttggtTCTTTGTCATGGTACTAgggtttttaaaataagaaaaaaatcataacatatattaatGACATGGAGTTTACTTTATGTAACTATAATAACGAATACATTTTAACCATTAACATGAATTATGGAAGGGTCTACTAGTTCCCATCTTAACCCTAACAGATATCTGAGCTGCAGCAGCCAAATTGGTGGTCCGTCACATAtccagaaaaaagaaaaaagaaaaagaaaaaagaaaatctaaaaagttGTAGAAGCTCGAGCATCGAGAAATAGTAGGTAGATATAAGAACTGAGTTCTTTTGTCTGAATCTTGGGTTTATAGGTCAACTTCAGACCCACTGTCACCAACACATTTGCTTCTGTAGTCTGTACTACTCAAATGCCTGAACACACAgcctattttcctttttcctgttcttttttttttcttcttcttttttccttttttcctttttactaTTATAATCATCAAACGCTCCATTGGCAgtgtattatataatatttttaacatatttcCATTTACGAAGATCTACACTGAACTGATAAGAAAGAATCAAAACCCTTCAATCACtgtttctcttcttctctcaGGAACAGACACGTCTTGGTTTGAGGCAAACCAAGTGTAAGTCAGTCTGAAGGGTGAGTGGAAAGCTTGTAACAAGAATTTTTGTCTGTATGGTAAGAAAACAAGCTTATGGATGCACCCCAATCCAACGACATTAATGGAAAAGGTAGCTTCAAGTTTAAGCCATGCATATACACATCTTTGCTTGGAGTTTTCTTATAACTCTGTTAGATCCATCCAAAACAtttacattattttatttatctcttaTAACACTAATAGCCCCACCAGTATGCCCTTGTATGTTACCCATATGAGTTAATAGGAGTCACAGTGGTTCATGCAACTAAGGCTGAGGATACCTGGTATCTCAcctaaattcaaacttttgatttttataactttttatatattttgattttattactttcgctttaatattttattatttttgatatgttattgataaatttatacttaattataatatcaagttctttttaaatttagtaaagTGCTATCACCTTAGTGCTAAACTAAGGCATCatatcttaatttaaaattgttaaggGCTAGAATTAGGGATCCTTTCCTGTGGTTcttttgcaaaaaaaaaaaaaaaaagaaaattatccttttaacttacaataaaaaagaaattgtgaaTTATGAGGGGGTTTAGATAATTATGGgtttaaaatatattgttgcagtttttctaaattctagTTGGATGCTAATTGGGTAAACAAAAGGAACTGAAAACTAAAATTGAAGATTGCTATTGGGATGGAAAATAGGATCTGAAAAATACTGAGAATCTGATAATAACAATGAAATATGTTAATACTAAGGGGTAAGAGATTTTCAGTTAAAATACTATAGGAATTGAATttgaacataaaaataaatagcagattgctaaaattaaagactGCCAAGATTGCTAAGCCATTTCCTAAGCTGCTGTTTAAGTTTAGCTGAGTTGATGTTGGTTGACTGGGGCTTTGCTTCTGCCACCTTTGTTGTGTTTATAGTAGCCTCTGGTAACTGTCTGCAAGCAAATTTGGGGTTGGGTTTCAAAATTATGGATTctcaaaattgaattttagcCCAAATAATAAACATGGGTACCCAGAGAAATTCAAATTTGGTATAAACAGcccatttatatatttgtatttcTCGCTcgacttatattttttttcaactGTTATCTCAATTCTTGACAGTCTCCTCCTCAGTGTGAATCTCTTTGATATTAAGCTTGGATTTGCTTCCCATCCAACATAAGCAAGAACTGAGTTTTAATAGCACAACATAGAGCACATATGTTCCAGCAGGCTTCTCCTGCAATTTGACTCTTCCATTCCTGTCACCACACCAAGAACCACAGcttttttaatctttcttttcctttttttcttacgagcaatgagtttttattagtattttgtAGAGCAAGATGGAAATGCCATATGGTTGTGTACCAATTGAGACACATACTGGCCAACAATTAACCATTATTTTGCATCAGTAGCTAGTGTTTTGAATAAGTCTCCTCGATTCAGTCGAAAAAAGAAATCGCCTTGAtagtatttgaatattttatttatcaatttttatagaaaattaaagaattaatcaaatagataaataaacttaCTAATTAGTAGGCTAAGTTGTTAAAGCTGCAAGTATAAATTCTCAGTTACAGATTAAATAAAAGCCAGATGGTTTCTCGTGTCAAAAATTGTTCTCGTGATTTATTTGTTCAAAATGGGGAAGCAAAAGGGCAATGAGTCCTGAACCAAGCAAGCCCCAGTCACTTCTAAGAACTGAAACTTAGTTTCAAAATCAAGCACACAACAGAAAAACCCCTCAAAGAACGGGTTTTATACAAGTTATAACAAAGCTTTTCAACAGAAAACTAGCAAAAGAAGCATAGgctgctaaaattaaatttaaaactgaTGCAGCAGAAGCAGCAGCTTTAAAACAATAAGCAATCGGTACAGCTTCAAGTTCAAATTGAGCTATGCAGAAGATTGTTGCTTGACTAGGGGAAGGCAGACAGAAATTTGGCTTGAATTCAACTAACAAATACATTTACAACCTCGCATCAAAATAGCTGCCATTGAAGAATCAGGTTTTCGACGCCTGAAAGAAGAATATACGTATTTCAAGACATTGCTTTCTTGAAACTCTTACAAATTAGAGAGGCGACTCAGCTAGTCTGTTCTTGAATTGCCGCAAGTAAATGAAACTTTTAGAAAGTTAAATAGTCCAGCGGCAACACTGGAAAGAATTATCTAACCAAGTTACGTCATAACTAACTAGGATCTAAATCCTTACAGCACAATCAGAATCACTTTGTTTCATTTGTGCTCAAGATGATTTCTGAAGGCAATTGGGGTACTTAAAAGGTAAGGTAGTTAAAGGCTTGTTGTCCGAAAATCCTTGACTTGCTATTCCAAAACTATATCCTAATGCAGTAGCAACAGGAACAGCAACAGCATTTCCAACTTGTGTGTACCTGCAAATGGGAAGGAATTGACAATGAATAACAAAAGACTACAAATGGGGAGAAATAAAATGCTTAGTGATAAACAGTCTCACTTTTACCACTAGACCAATGCATAAACTAAAACTACTGTATAGTTCTAGAGTTTTGTTCGAGACTCTGCGATTAAGT
Coding sequences within:
- the LOC8287219 gene encoding uncharacterized protein LOC8287219; protein product: MQSKTNSCESSNTGSIRRATSIGSLLTLNQPDVYICTRCSRGFPSSQSLGGHQNAHRRERNAERRVMQEERKSILEKIKRTEMNILSSTRPWGASPPPKPTPTDHQYLKPHFAISLDKLGHDHNGPLAGLKPFLDFQVQVGMGIIGLPPASASMAAANSDHHEVPSHDEIDLEIEGDELPYVAVPTGDDNNQNNPTTELMPWELIQFPDSDSSTGQVEEEAGSMKGKKKSNKVTIKKDLDLNLKL